The following coding sequences lie in one Syngnathus scovelli strain Florida chromosome 1, RoL_Ssco_1.2, whole genome shotgun sequence genomic window:
- the alpk1 gene encoding alpha-protein kinase 1 isoform X3, which translates to MARQDGETRSLLEKCLRAANTPATQVTEAERHIYCSVRDSLREELALLLQEAEEMKWPFVPEKWQYKQTISSDDKSNLSELVGQHLPQLLNILEAAIVAQEAQAALAVIFLVDRFLYWIDESGQLLKISKLLHKRYPDAPVAPQLVIRQARVYLNSGKLQKAEYILSHLIIDSGATGCWVYRSESDRALVQSVSLQVRGMVLQKLGPICFPVTIGTCVSIILTPVLVGLWLEAAQLIWASLLGYSTLPRPDKKGIGTSLGILANILLSMNDKDFHAFKTTPDMDFSLLGDASHRLLSAAKAAKMAVAYSQYTSLYVLTNATAQGTCLLSYSFSLACPPAERTLFLLEAKEAFEVGLLSKAEGEVVTSKQELHTLIKAAYSLLVTHKWLYGASEAVTRSTKVCQEALARFYHYSHPDTVDRDAFCAEIMRHISRVKLELQVEPFVNSDSRSFIPDTFRNVNDILVGFTSDDFSSVLQRFQKYHLSLCTTADFKSNGQQVDVDGAGICITAFGTTVDVLDTESVGEAGKPSSQCASDVSELPDRSSSVTSANSLSSSWKRLSVTSSGSGGSAVGHFSSSVSSHGSDKFEIIQADIPTAESDDNDPDGLSLSQLILSSSLSNSFGSKSSWEHISASLGSSRSAGIHQPAKLFESSGSVLLRTPQDCADNDPEYDNTGWEVLGLPKALENFKADAGNCSSTETSTDDCHGTAEESIFGPQTWNLGCNSCLKIHSLAHVAPARQYYLSQEDYRSLLAGVCHQCLLKRLRSEKEKFKLKRYGTTHNALHLKFSKASGLWTARETCVHIGESMGLQGTHRTAIWVQFLHQEERLSSYVGKDYRKPTQIQFHLRDVERQMTAQYYVTEFNKSLYDKEVMAQMFFLPSEALLVSPNDAQKTRKTEQTFSSEQILDGDVIAGCITVEPFMLGQFVKLTNNIKKKNDKLPATEYGLAFGHFTYLHSECQDVVVDLQGWVTANGKGLTYLTDPQIHSTRTPRGPSNLASRGIATFLREQHGPECNSVCRRLNLPPVPQQSS; encoded by the exons ATGGCCAGACAGGACGGGGAGACTCGGAGTTTGCTGGAGAAATGCCTCAGGGCAGCAAACACCCCCGCCACTCAAGTCACGGAAGCCGAGAGGCACATCTACTGCAGTGTCAGAG ATTCCTTGCGTGAGGAGTTGGCTTTGCTTCTCCAAGAGGCCGAAGAGATGAAATGGCCCTTTGTGCCCGAGAAGTGGCAGTACAAGCAGACCATCAGCTCCGATGACAAGAGCAACTTGAGCGAGCTCGTCGGCCAGCATCTACCTCAGCTCTTG AATATCCTGGAGGCCGCCATTGTGGCTCAGGAAGCCCAAGCGGCGCTCGCCGTGATCTTTTTGGTGGATCGCTTTCTCTACTGGATCGACGAGTCTGGGCAATTGTTGAAGATCAGCAAGCTGCTTCACAAACGTTACCCGGACGCCCCCGTAGCCCCTCAGTTGGTCATACGGCAGGCCCGGGTCTACCTCAACTCAG GCAAATTGCAGAAGGCCGAGTACATCCTGAGCCATCTTATTATCGACAGCGGGGCCACAG GATGTTGGGTGTACCGTTCGGAAAGCGACCGTGCTCTCGTGCAGTCTGTCAGCCTGCAAGTGCGCGGAATGGTTTTGCAAAAACTAGGTCCGATTTGTTTCCCCGTCACCATCGGAACGTGCGTTTCCATcattttgacacctgtgctcgtaGGCCTGTGGCTGGAGGCCGCGCAGCTCATCTGGGCTTCTCTGCTTGGTTACTCCACGTTACCTCGGCCAGATAAAAAG GGTATCGGGACCTCTCTTGGCATCTTGGCTAACATACTGCTGTCCATGAATGACAAAGACTTTCACGCCTTTAAGACCACCCCGGACATGGACTTT TCGTTGCTCGGCGACGCAAGCCATCGTCTTCTCTCCGCAGCCAAGGCGGCCAAAATGGCGGTGGCGTACAGCCAGTACACGTCGCTTTACGTGTTGACCAATGCG ACGGCTCAAGGGACCTGCTTGTTGTCGTACAGTTTCTCGCTGGCGTGCCCCCCCGCCGAGAGGACATTGTTCCTCTTAGAGGCCAAGGAGGCATTTGAAGTGGGCCTCCTCAGCAAAGCAGAAGGCGAGGTGGTCACCAGCAAGCAGGAGCTGCACACCTTGATCAAGGCGGCGTATTCGCTCCTTGTCACGCACAAATGGCTTTATGGAGCCTCTGAGGCCGTGACGCGGAGCACGAAAGTGTGCCAAGAAGCTTTAGCTCGTTTTTACCATTACTCCCACCCCGACACTGTCGACAGAGACGCCTTTTGCGCCGAAATCATGCGTCATATATCTCGAGTCAAGCTGGAGTTGCAAGTGGAGCCGTTCGTCAATTCCGACAGCCGCTCTTTTATCCCCGACACCTTCCGCAATGTCAATGACATCTTGGTCGGGTTCACTTCCGACGACTTCTCCAGTGTGCTGCAGAGATTTCAGAAGTATCACTTGTCGCTCTGTACAACCGCTGACTTTAAGTCTAACGGCCAGCAGGTGGATGTAGATGGAGCAGGAATTTGCATCACGGCATTCGGGACCACGGTGGATGTTCTCGACACTGAAAGCGTCGGCGAGGCCGGTAAACCTTCGAGCCAGTGCGCTTCTGATGTTTCCGAACTGCCCGACCGTAGCAGCAGTGTCACGAGCGCAAACAGCCTCAGCTCTTCCTGGAAGAGGCTCTCCGTGACGAGTTCTGGGTCAGGAGGAAGCGCCGTGGGCCATTTTTCCTCCAGTGTCTCCAGTCACGGGTCTGACAAGTTTGAAATAATACAAGCCGATATCCCAACGGCGGAGTCGGATGACAACGATCCAGATGGACTATCCTTATCCCAACTGATACTCAGCAGCTCACTCAGCAACAGTTTTGGCTCCAAGTCGTCATGGGAGCACATTTCGGCAAGCCTGGGTTCATCTCGGTCTGCGGGAATCCACCAGCCCGCCAAATTGTTCGAGTCCAGCGGGAGTGTTTTACTCAGGACACCGCAAGATTGCGCAGATAACGATCCAGAGTACGACAACACCGGGTGGGAAGTTTTAGGCCTGCCCAAAGCGCTAGAGAACTTTAAAGCGGATGCTGGGAATTGTAGCTCCACAGAAACCTCTACGGACGATTGTCATGGGACAGCAGAGGAATCGATATTTGGTCCCCAGACGtggaaccttgggtgcaacagttGCCTCAAGATCCACAGCCTGGCTCATGTTGCTCCTGCGAGACAGTACTACTTGTCCCAGGAGGACTACCGCAGTCTCCTGGCTGGAGTCTGCCACCAATGTCTGCTGAAGAGACTGAGGAGCGAGAAAGAGAAGTTCAAACTCAAGCGCTACGGCACGACCCATA ATGCTCTACATTTAAAGTTCTCCAAGGCATCGGGATTGTGGACCGCGAGGGAGACCTGTGTCCATATCGGCGAGTCAATGGGCTTGCAAGGCACGCACAGAACTGCCATCTGGGTCCAGTTCTTACACCAGGAAGAAAGGCTGAGCAG TTACGTCGGAAAGGACTACCGGAAGCCGACGCAGATCCAGTTTCACCTGAGAGATGTGGAGAGGCAGATGACGGCCCAGTATTACGTGACAGAATTCAACAAGAGCCTCTACGACAAGGAGGTCATGGCCCAGATGTTCTTTCTGCCCTCCGAGGCCCTGCTGGTAAGCCCAAATGATGCCCAGAAGACACGCAAGACAGAACAAACATTTTCGTCTGAGCAGATTTTGGACGGTGATGTCATCGCGGGCTGCATCACCGTGGAGCCTTTCATGCTGGGCCAATTTGTCAAACTCACCAACAACATCAAAAAGAAGAACGACAAACTGCCCGCGACGGAATACGGCCTGGCCTTCGGACACTTCACCTACCTGCACTCCGAGTGCCAGGACGTCGTCGTGGACCTGCAAG GGTGGgtgacggccaacggtaaagggTTGACGTACCTCACCGACCCCCAGATACACTCCACCAGAACCCCTCGCGGCCCGTCCAACCTGGCTAGCAGAGGTATTGCTACCTTCCTGCGGGAGCAACACGGGCCAGAGTGCAACAGCGTTTGCCGGCGACTCAACCTGCCGCCGGTACCCCAACAGTCGTCGTGA
- the alpk1 gene encoding alpha-protein kinase 1 isoform X5, translating to MARQDGETRSLLEKCLRAANTPATQVTEAERHIYCSVRDSLREELALLLQEAEEMKWPFVPEKWQYKQTISSDDKSNLSELVGQHLPQLLNILEAAIVAQEAQAALAVIFLVDRFLYWIDESGQLLKISKLLHKRYPDAPVAPQLVIRQARVYLNSGKLQKAEYILSHLIIDSGATGCWVYRSESDRALVQSVSLQVRGMVLQKLGPICFPVTIGTCVSIILTPVLVGLWLEAAQLIWASLLGYSTLPRPDKKGIGTSLGILANILLSMNDKDFHAFKTTPDMDFSLLGDASHRLLSAAKAAKMAVAYSQYTSLYVLTNATAQGTCLLSYSFSLACPPAERTLFLLEAKEAFEVGLLSKAEGEVVTSKQELHTLIKAAYSLLVTHKWLYGASEAVTRSTKVCQEALARFYHYSHPDTVDRDAFCAEIMRHISRVKLELQVEPFVNSDSRSFIPDTFRNVNDILVGFTSDDFSSVLQRFQKYHLSLCTTADFKSNGQQVDVDGAGICITAFGTTVDVLDTESVGEAGKPSSQCASDVSELPDRSSSVTSANSLSSSWKRLSVTSSGSGGSAVGHFSSSVSSHGSDKFEIIQADIPTAESDDNDPDGLSLSQLILSSSLSNSFGSKSSWEHISASLGSSRSAGIHQPAKLFESSGSVLLRTPQDCADNDPEYDNTGWEVLGLPKALENFKADAGNCSSTETSTDDCHGTAEESIFGPQTWNLGCNSCLKIHSLAHVAPARQYYLSQEDYRSLLAGVCHQCLLKRLRSEKEKFKLKRYGTTHNALHLKFSKASGLWTARETCVHIGESMGLQGTHRTAIWVQFLHQEERLSSYVGKDYRKPTQIQFHLRDVERQMTAQYYVTEFNKSLYDKEVMAQMFFLPSEALLILDGDVIAGCITVEPFMLGQFVKLTNNIKKKNDKLPATEYGLAFGHFTYLHSECQDVVVDLQGWVTANGKGLTYLTDPQIHSTRTPRGPSNLASRGIATFLREQHGPECNSVCRRLNLPPVPQQSS from the exons ATGGCCAGACAGGACGGGGAGACTCGGAGTTTGCTGGAGAAATGCCTCAGGGCAGCAAACACCCCCGCCACTCAAGTCACGGAAGCCGAGAGGCACATCTACTGCAGTGTCAGAG ATTCCTTGCGTGAGGAGTTGGCTTTGCTTCTCCAAGAGGCCGAAGAGATGAAATGGCCCTTTGTGCCCGAGAAGTGGCAGTACAAGCAGACCATCAGCTCCGATGACAAGAGCAACTTGAGCGAGCTCGTCGGCCAGCATCTACCTCAGCTCTTG AATATCCTGGAGGCCGCCATTGTGGCTCAGGAAGCCCAAGCGGCGCTCGCCGTGATCTTTTTGGTGGATCGCTTTCTCTACTGGATCGACGAGTCTGGGCAATTGTTGAAGATCAGCAAGCTGCTTCACAAACGTTACCCGGACGCCCCCGTAGCCCCTCAGTTGGTCATACGGCAGGCCCGGGTCTACCTCAACTCAG GCAAATTGCAGAAGGCCGAGTACATCCTGAGCCATCTTATTATCGACAGCGGGGCCACAG GATGTTGGGTGTACCGTTCGGAAAGCGACCGTGCTCTCGTGCAGTCTGTCAGCCTGCAAGTGCGCGGAATGGTTTTGCAAAAACTAGGTCCGATTTGTTTCCCCGTCACCATCGGAACGTGCGTTTCCATcattttgacacctgtgctcgtaGGCCTGTGGCTGGAGGCCGCGCAGCTCATCTGGGCTTCTCTGCTTGGTTACTCCACGTTACCTCGGCCAGATAAAAAG GGTATCGGGACCTCTCTTGGCATCTTGGCTAACATACTGCTGTCCATGAATGACAAAGACTTTCACGCCTTTAAGACCACCCCGGACATGGACTTT TCGTTGCTCGGCGACGCAAGCCATCGTCTTCTCTCCGCAGCCAAGGCGGCCAAAATGGCGGTGGCGTACAGCCAGTACACGTCGCTTTACGTGTTGACCAATGCG ACGGCTCAAGGGACCTGCTTGTTGTCGTACAGTTTCTCGCTGGCGTGCCCCCCCGCCGAGAGGACATTGTTCCTCTTAGAGGCCAAGGAGGCATTTGAAGTGGGCCTCCTCAGCAAAGCAGAAGGCGAGGTGGTCACCAGCAAGCAGGAGCTGCACACCTTGATCAAGGCGGCGTATTCGCTCCTTGTCACGCACAAATGGCTTTATGGAGCCTCTGAGGCCGTGACGCGGAGCACGAAAGTGTGCCAAGAAGCTTTAGCTCGTTTTTACCATTACTCCCACCCCGACACTGTCGACAGAGACGCCTTTTGCGCCGAAATCATGCGTCATATATCTCGAGTCAAGCTGGAGTTGCAAGTGGAGCCGTTCGTCAATTCCGACAGCCGCTCTTTTATCCCCGACACCTTCCGCAATGTCAATGACATCTTGGTCGGGTTCACTTCCGACGACTTCTCCAGTGTGCTGCAGAGATTTCAGAAGTATCACTTGTCGCTCTGTACAACCGCTGACTTTAAGTCTAACGGCCAGCAGGTGGATGTAGATGGAGCAGGAATTTGCATCACGGCATTCGGGACCACGGTGGATGTTCTCGACACTGAAAGCGTCGGCGAGGCCGGTAAACCTTCGAGCCAGTGCGCTTCTGATGTTTCCGAACTGCCCGACCGTAGCAGCAGTGTCACGAGCGCAAACAGCCTCAGCTCTTCCTGGAAGAGGCTCTCCGTGACGAGTTCTGGGTCAGGAGGAAGCGCCGTGGGCCATTTTTCCTCCAGTGTCTCCAGTCACGGGTCTGACAAGTTTGAAATAATACAAGCCGATATCCCAACGGCGGAGTCGGATGACAACGATCCAGATGGACTATCCTTATCCCAACTGATACTCAGCAGCTCACTCAGCAACAGTTTTGGCTCCAAGTCGTCATGGGAGCACATTTCGGCAAGCCTGGGTTCATCTCGGTCTGCGGGAATCCACCAGCCCGCCAAATTGTTCGAGTCCAGCGGGAGTGTTTTACTCAGGACACCGCAAGATTGCGCAGATAACGATCCAGAGTACGACAACACCGGGTGGGAAGTTTTAGGCCTGCCCAAAGCGCTAGAGAACTTTAAAGCGGATGCTGGGAATTGTAGCTCCACAGAAACCTCTACGGACGATTGTCATGGGACAGCAGAGGAATCGATATTTGGTCCCCAGACGtggaaccttgggtgcaacagttGCCTCAAGATCCACAGCCTGGCTCATGTTGCTCCTGCGAGACAGTACTACTTGTCCCAGGAGGACTACCGCAGTCTCCTGGCTGGAGTCTGCCACCAATGTCTGCTGAAGAGACTGAGGAGCGAGAAAGAGAAGTTCAAACTCAAGCGCTACGGCACGACCCATA ATGCTCTACATTTAAAGTTCTCCAAGGCATCGGGATTGTGGACCGCGAGGGAGACCTGTGTCCATATCGGCGAGTCAATGGGCTTGCAAGGCACGCACAGAACTGCCATCTGGGTCCAGTTCTTACACCAGGAAGAAAGGCTGAGCAG TTACGTCGGAAAGGACTACCGGAAGCCGACGCAGATCCAGTTTCACCTGAGAGATGTGGAGAGGCAGATGACGGCCCAGTATTACGTGACAGAATTCAACAAGAGCCTCTACGACAAGGAGGTCATGGCCCAGATGTTCTTTCTGCCCTCCGAGGCCCTGCTG ATTTTGGACGGTGATGTCATCGCGGGCTGCATCACCGTGGAGCCTTTCATGCTGGGCCAATTTGTCAAACTCACCAACAACATCAAAAAGAAGAACGACAAACTGCCCGCGACGGAATACGGCCTGGCCTTCGGACACTTCACCTACCTGCACTCCGAGTGCCAGGACGTCGTCGTGGACCTGCAAG GGTGGgtgacggccaacggtaaagggTTGACGTACCTCACCGACCCCCAGATACACTCCACCAGAACCCCTCGCGGCCCGTCCAACCTGGCTAGCAGAGGTATTGCTACCTTCCTGCGGGAGCAACACGGGCCAGAGTGCAACAGCGTTTGCCGGCGACTCAACCTGCCGCCGGTACCCCAACAGTCGTCGTGA
- the alpk1 gene encoding alpha-protein kinase 1 isoform X7, producing MARQDGETRSLLEKCLRAANTPATQVTEAERHIYCSVRDSLREELALLLQEAEEMKWPFVPEKWQYKQTISSDDKSNLSELVGQHLPQLLNILEAAIVAQEAQAALAVIFLVDRFLYWIDESGQLLKISKLLHKRYPDAPVAPQLVIRQARVYLNSGKLQKAEYILSHLIIDSGATGCWVYRSESDRALVQSVSLQVRGMVLQKLGLWLEAAQLIWASLLGYSTLPRPDKKGIGTSLGILANILLSMNDKDFHAFKTTPDMDFSLLGDASHRLLSAAKAAKMAVAYSQYTSLYVLTNATAQGTCLLSYSFSLACPPAERTLFLLEAKEAFEVGLLSKAEGEVVTSKQELHTLIKAAYSLLVTHKWLYGASEAVTRSTKVCQEALARFYHYSHPDTVDRDAFCAEIMRHISRVKLELQVEPFVNSDSRSFIPDTFRNVNDILVGFTSDDFSSVLQRFQKYHLSLCTTADFKSNGQQVDVDGAGICITAFGTTVDVLDTESVGEAGKPSSQCASDVSELPDRSSSVTSANSLSSSWKRLSVTSSGSGGSAVGHFSSSVSSHGSDKFEIIQADIPTAESDDNDPDGLSLSQLILSSSLSNSFGSKSSWEHISASLGSSRSAGIHQPAKLFESSGSVLLRTPQDCADNDPEYDNTGWEVLGLPKALENFKADAGNCSSTETSTDDCHGTAEESIFGPQTWNLGCNSCLKIHSLAHVAPARQYYLSQEDYRSLLAGVCHQCLLKRLRSEKEKFKLKRYGTTHNALHLKFSKASGLWTARETCVHIGESMGLQGTHRTAIWVQFLHQEERLSSYVGKDYRKPTQIQFHLRDVERQMTAQYYVTEFNKSLYDKEVMAQMFFLPSEALLILDGDVIAGCITVEPFMLGQFVKLTNNIKKKNDKLPATEYGLAFGHFTYLHSECQDVVVDLQGWVTANGKGLTYLTDPQIHSTRTPRGPSNLASRGIATFLREQHGPECNSVCRRLNLPPVPQQSS from the exons ATGGCCAGACAGGACGGGGAGACTCGGAGTTTGCTGGAGAAATGCCTCAGGGCAGCAAACACCCCCGCCACTCAAGTCACGGAAGCCGAGAGGCACATCTACTGCAGTGTCAGAG ATTCCTTGCGTGAGGAGTTGGCTTTGCTTCTCCAAGAGGCCGAAGAGATGAAATGGCCCTTTGTGCCCGAGAAGTGGCAGTACAAGCAGACCATCAGCTCCGATGACAAGAGCAACTTGAGCGAGCTCGTCGGCCAGCATCTACCTCAGCTCTTG AATATCCTGGAGGCCGCCATTGTGGCTCAGGAAGCCCAAGCGGCGCTCGCCGTGATCTTTTTGGTGGATCGCTTTCTCTACTGGATCGACGAGTCTGGGCAATTGTTGAAGATCAGCAAGCTGCTTCACAAACGTTACCCGGACGCCCCCGTAGCCCCTCAGTTGGTCATACGGCAGGCCCGGGTCTACCTCAACTCAG GCAAATTGCAGAAGGCCGAGTACATCCTGAGCCATCTTATTATCGACAGCGGGGCCACAG GATGTTGGGTGTACCGTTCGGAAAGCGACCGTGCTCTCGTGCAGTCTGTCAGCCTGCAAGTGCGCGGAATGGTTTTGCAAAAACTAG GCCTGTGGCTGGAGGCCGCGCAGCTCATCTGGGCTTCTCTGCTTGGTTACTCCACGTTACCTCGGCCAGATAAAAAG GGTATCGGGACCTCTCTTGGCATCTTGGCTAACATACTGCTGTCCATGAATGACAAAGACTTTCACGCCTTTAAGACCACCCCGGACATGGACTTT TCGTTGCTCGGCGACGCAAGCCATCGTCTTCTCTCCGCAGCCAAGGCGGCCAAAATGGCGGTGGCGTACAGCCAGTACACGTCGCTTTACGTGTTGACCAATGCG ACGGCTCAAGGGACCTGCTTGTTGTCGTACAGTTTCTCGCTGGCGTGCCCCCCCGCCGAGAGGACATTGTTCCTCTTAGAGGCCAAGGAGGCATTTGAAGTGGGCCTCCTCAGCAAAGCAGAAGGCGAGGTGGTCACCAGCAAGCAGGAGCTGCACACCTTGATCAAGGCGGCGTATTCGCTCCTTGTCACGCACAAATGGCTTTATGGAGCCTCTGAGGCCGTGACGCGGAGCACGAAAGTGTGCCAAGAAGCTTTAGCTCGTTTTTACCATTACTCCCACCCCGACACTGTCGACAGAGACGCCTTTTGCGCCGAAATCATGCGTCATATATCTCGAGTCAAGCTGGAGTTGCAAGTGGAGCCGTTCGTCAATTCCGACAGCCGCTCTTTTATCCCCGACACCTTCCGCAATGTCAATGACATCTTGGTCGGGTTCACTTCCGACGACTTCTCCAGTGTGCTGCAGAGATTTCAGAAGTATCACTTGTCGCTCTGTACAACCGCTGACTTTAAGTCTAACGGCCAGCAGGTGGATGTAGATGGAGCAGGAATTTGCATCACGGCATTCGGGACCACGGTGGATGTTCTCGACACTGAAAGCGTCGGCGAGGCCGGTAAACCTTCGAGCCAGTGCGCTTCTGATGTTTCCGAACTGCCCGACCGTAGCAGCAGTGTCACGAGCGCAAACAGCCTCAGCTCTTCCTGGAAGAGGCTCTCCGTGACGAGTTCTGGGTCAGGAGGAAGCGCCGTGGGCCATTTTTCCTCCAGTGTCTCCAGTCACGGGTCTGACAAGTTTGAAATAATACAAGCCGATATCCCAACGGCGGAGTCGGATGACAACGATCCAGATGGACTATCCTTATCCCAACTGATACTCAGCAGCTCACTCAGCAACAGTTTTGGCTCCAAGTCGTCATGGGAGCACATTTCGGCAAGCCTGGGTTCATCTCGGTCTGCGGGAATCCACCAGCCCGCCAAATTGTTCGAGTCCAGCGGGAGTGTTTTACTCAGGACACCGCAAGATTGCGCAGATAACGATCCAGAGTACGACAACACCGGGTGGGAAGTTTTAGGCCTGCCCAAAGCGCTAGAGAACTTTAAAGCGGATGCTGGGAATTGTAGCTCCACAGAAACCTCTACGGACGATTGTCATGGGACAGCAGAGGAATCGATATTTGGTCCCCAGACGtggaaccttgggtgcaacagttGCCTCAAGATCCACAGCCTGGCTCATGTTGCTCCTGCGAGACAGTACTACTTGTCCCAGGAGGACTACCGCAGTCTCCTGGCTGGAGTCTGCCACCAATGTCTGCTGAAGAGACTGAGGAGCGAGAAAGAGAAGTTCAAACTCAAGCGCTACGGCACGACCCATA ATGCTCTACATTTAAAGTTCTCCAAGGCATCGGGATTGTGGACCGCGAGGGAGACCTGTGTCCATATCGGCGAGTCAATGGGCTTGCAAGGCACGCACAGAACTGCCATCTGGGTCCAGTTCTTACACCAGGAAGAAAGGCTGAGCAG TTACGTCGGAAAGGACTACCGGAAGCCGACGCAGATCCAGTTTCACCTGAGAGATGTGGAGAGGCAGATGACGGCCCAGTATTACGTGACAGAATTCAACAAGAGCCTCTACGACAAGGAGGTCATGGCCCAGATGTTCTTTCTGCCCTCCGAGGCCCTGCTG ATTTTGGACGGTGATGTCATCGCGGGCTGCATCACCGTGGAGCCTTTCATGCTGGGCCAATTTGTCAAACTCACCAACAACATCAAAAAGAAGAACGACAAACTGCCCGCGACGGAATACGGCCTGGCCTTCGGACACTTCACCTACCTGCACTCCGAGTGCCAGGACGTCGTCGTGGACCTGCAAG GGTGGgtgacggccaacggtaaagggTTGACGTACCTCACCGACCCCCAGATACACTCCACCAGAACCCCTCGCGGCCCGTCCAACCTGGCTAGCAGAGGTATTGCTACCTTCCTGCGGGAGCAACACGGGCCAGAGTGCAACAGCGTTTGCCGGCGACTCAACCTGCCGCCGGTACCCCAACAGTCGTCGTGA